In Rhodopirellula bahusiensis, the genomic stretch TTGAACAGCGACACCGATGACTACAGCGAATTGCCCAAACTGCTAATCGAAAACGGCATCGGATTGAAGCGATTCGCGGAGGAAGAACTCGATCTGGAATCCGCCTTCATGGCCCTCACCAAGGGCACCAGCACCCGGATGTGAGCCCCGGCGGAGACAAATTTGGCCGAATCGTGCGTTTGGGTGCCATTCTGTAGTGATTCTGTGGTTGAGGCGTTCTGGGCGGGGTACTAAGTTACGCGGCATGAAATACCGCCAAATCGACCGAATTACCGAACTGACGCCCGGCCAACGCTTGGTCGGCGAACGAACTTTGGCGGCAAACGAAGAATACCTGGCCGATCATTTCCCGCGGTTCCCCGTCATGCCCGGCGTGATGATGCTGGAAGCTTTGCATCAAGCCGCTGTGTGGTTGATCCGAATGTCACCCGAGTTTGATTCCGCCTTGGTGCTTCTTCGCGAAGCCAAGAGCGTCAAGTTTGGTGACTTCTTGTCGCCTGGTGAGACGCTGACGGTGGAAGCGGAGATATTCAAACGCGACGGTGCAGTGACAACTGTCAAAGCCAAGGCTCGCAAAGGCGACCGGACGACTGTTTCGGCCCGTTTGGTCCTCGAGAGCTGCTCTAGTGGCGACCCAGAACATCTTGGTACCGACGCTGACGTTCAACGACTCTCTCGCGAGCAATTTTTTTCCCTGTTCAGCGACTCCCCCGCCGCGATGGCCCTGCGTCGTCCCGGCGAGAACATATCGCCGACCATGACCCCTCACTCTGTTTGAAACACACTTAGGATTAGGAACGCACGATGGCGCTCTCAGAAGACGAAATTTTCACCAAAGTCCAAGAAGCTCTCGTTGACGCATTGGGTGTCGACGACGACGAAACCACTCGCGATGCCACTTTGGTGGGCGATCTCGGCGCCGAATCAATCGACTTCCTGGACATCGTGTTCAAGCTCGAAAAAGCTTTCGACATCCAAATCCCTCGCGAAGAACTGTCGCCAGAAGACATCCTGACGAACAGCCAATACGTTCAAGACGGTGTTGTCACCGCCGACGGAATGGCCGAACTGAAGAAACGGATGCCTTGGGCCGACCTGTCGAAGTTCCAAGAAAACCCACGGGTTCAAGACTTCGGCAACTTGCTGACCGTTGGCGACTTGTGCAATTACGTCAACAGCAAAGTCAACCAGTAAGCATCCGCGTAACAACCGAAGGCAGCCTGCCATGCGATGGTTTTGGGTGGATCGCTTCACCGAATTTGTGAGCGGTTCTCATGCGTCCGGCGTCAAGAATGTCGCCTTGGACGAAGAGGTCGTTGACGATTACTGCCTCGGCTACACGATGCTTCCGCCAACTCTCATCATCGAGGGTCTCGCTCAATTGGGCGGGATCCTGGTACACGAGAAGTTCGGCTTCACCAAACGGGTCGTTTTGGCGAAGGTCGGCAGCGCGAAGTACTATGCACCGGCGCGACCTGGCGACTCATTGCAGTACCATGTCAAACTGGAACGCACCCAGGACAGCGGCGCGACCGTCACCGGCACCAGCCACTGCGATGGGGAACTGCAAGCCGAAGTTGACCTGATGTTTGCCTTCCTAGAAGAAGGTCATTTGATCGACGGACCGCTCTTCAACCCCGGCGATTTGCTGGCCATGATGCGGATGATGAACTTCTTCCACGTCGCCGTCACGGCCGACGGGGAACCGATTCCTTTTCACGAAAATCTGTAAACGTCCATGTCGTCGCGTCGCCGAGTCGTCGTCACCGGAATCGGTATGATCAACCCCATGGGTTGGGATGTCGCCACCGTTTGGTCTGGCCTTCAAGAAAGCGGCAGTGGCGTTGCGCCCACGACGCTGTTCAACGCCAGCGGTTTCCCCACGCGAATCAGTGCGGAAATCAAGAATTGGGACATCACCAAAGCGGTTGAAGACGGCGAAAAACACGTTCAACGCGGTCGTCACACCCAGTTCGCCATCGCCGCTGCCACGCAAGCGATGAAGGACAGCGGCGTCCTTTCGTCAATGAAAGATCCGACACGCTTGGGCGTTTATCTTGGCAGTGGTGAAGGCAACCAAGACTTCAACACGTTCAGCAGAATGATGGTGGCCGCGCTCGAAGATGGCACCTATGACCCAACCAAGTTCATCGCTTCCGGTTTGAGCTTGCTCGATCCCGCGAAAGAGCTGGAACAAGAACCGAACATGCCCGCGGCTCACCTTGCCGCACGCTTCAACGCCCAAGGCCCCAACTTCAACTGCTTGACCGCCTGTGCGGCCAGCAGCCAAGCAGTCGGCGAAGCCACCGAGATCATCCGTCGCGGCGAAGCCGATGCGATGTTGGCCGGCGGAACACACAGCATGATTCACCCCTTCGGTGTGACCGGATTCAACTTGCTCACCGCCCTGAGCGAAAGCAACGACGATCCAACCAAAGCCAGCCGTCCATTCGACGCGGGCCGAAACGGTTTCGTGTTGGGCGAAGGCTCCGCGATGGTCATCCTCGAAGAACTCGAATCCGCCAAAAAACGCGGCGCAACGATCTACGGCGAAGTCGCTGGCTATGGCACAACCGCTGATGCTTATCGCATCACTGACATTCCACCAGACGGCCACGGCGGAATCGCGTCGATGCGAATGGCGATCGCCGACGCGGGACTCAACCCGTCCGACATCGGTTACGTCAACGCTCACGGAACCAGCACCAAGGTCAACGACCGCGTCGAGACGAAAGCCTGCCGCGAAGTATTTGGTGACAACGCCGAACAAACTCCTGTGAGCAGCACCAAAAGCATGATGGGTCACTTGATCGCTGCCGCGGGCGTGACCGAGATGATCGTGTGCCTGATGGCGATTCGCGACTCCGTGTTGCCACCGACGATCAACCAGGAAACACCTGATCCAGATTGCGATTTGGATTACGTGCCCAACGAAGCACGCCCTGCCAAGATCACCCACGCACTGAACAACAGCTTCGGCTTCGGTGGCCAAAACGTGACACTGTGCCTCAGCCGCTTCGACGGCTAAACAGGCAGTGCCGTTTTCAGGTGCCGCCTTTTGGCGGGTTTTCCACACGGCGCACCACATCTGAAACGCATTTGGGGAGAGGTTGAGCGACGCCGTTCAGGCGCACGCGAGGTGAGGGCCGGGTATGGGAAGCGGCGTGAACTGCCCTCCCTCGGAATTTCTCTGATTGCTCGCTGAACGCTCGCTTTCCAGAAATCAGCAACTCGCTGCCTCGTCACGAATCAAAAGCGGAGATGACATGCACACCTCGCTTTCCGGCAACCCGCCAGATCTAAAATCGGCGATCGACTGCGAAATCGGCGATCGTCTTCAGCGACTCCAGTGCCGATGAAGGTGCGAATCCGCTGATCGCTTCGATCGCACTTCGGCGATACGACTCGGCAACTTTGCGAGTGTATTCTGCCGCATCGCTCTTTCGCAGAAGTGGCATCACGCGACCCAAACGATCTTCGGGCGGCAATCGCAACGCATCCAAGGCAGCCATCGCCACAGCGTTGTCGTCATGGCGTAGCAGCCGAATCAACGGCAACGTGATCTTGCCTTGTTGCAGATCAGTTCCGAGCGTTTTGCCAACGTTGTCATCGTCGCCCCACAAATCGAGAAAGTCATCCGCGATTTGGAAAGCGATTCCAAGGTCGTTGCCAAACCGAGCGAACGCTTCGACTTGACCTTCGTCGCCGCCGCTGAGATCCGCACCGATCTGACAAGAGACTCGCGTCAGTTCGGCTGTCTTGCCGCGAATGATATCGAGGTAGGTTTCCTCGTCGATATCCAGCCAATCGCGGCCGAGAACCTGACGAAGCTCACCCTCGCACACCTTTTGCGCCGCTTGCCCAACCAATCGACAGGCGAGCGTCGAAGGCAGCGTCGCCGCGAGATAAAAACTCTGGGCAAACAGATAGTCACCCAGCAGAATGCTGGTGTCGTCATTCCAGCGAGCGTTGATGGTTGGGACATGCCGGCGAGTCGTCGCTTTGTCCAACACGTCATCGTGAATCAACGTCGCGGTGTGAACCATCTCGACCACCGTCGCCATCACCACATGATCTTCCGTGGTCGCGGATTCCTCGGTCGTCAACGGATTTTTCGCGGTCCGATCGGCGTGCATGGCTGCTCCGGAAAGCAGTAGCAGTGCCGGACGCAATCGTTTTCCACCCAGCTGAGTCCCGTGCCGCAGAACCGGCACCAACGCTTCGTAGCGTGACTGCAATTCGCGGTGCAAACGGGCATCGACGGCGGCCAAAGACTCCAAAATCGGTGCGTAGATCGAACGCAGCGGACTGGAATCGCCCGAGGTCGCGGGCGCACTGGAAGCCGCATCCGACGAAGCAGCGGAAGAGTCGGAATCCACCGCTCGTTTGGAGAAAGCGGACTTCGAAGACGGAGGGACCACAGACCGATCCATGAGGCGACCAGTGAAACTGAAAAAAGACAAACAAACGCCAATCATCTGGCGACAGGGCATTTATGAATACCCCAGTACGACTTAAACCGAACGCCGGGGCCAAGGACAACCTCGAATCACCACCCGAAACGTCAAAAGGCCGAATCTCACTCAGAGGACTCGCGGAGGAAGACGCCGCTCTTCCCACCCGACTTCGATTCCAGTCGCACCTGGTGGATCACCATCTCGCGGTCAATTGACTTCAGCATGTCGTACACGGTCAGAGCAGCGGTACTGGCCGCCGTCATCGCTTCCATTTCGATTCCGGTCTTTCCGGTGGTTCGAGCCGTGGCGATGCATCGCAGCGTCCAAGCGGAAGATCCTTGAAATTCCGCAGACTCGGCTGTCTCCATCCAATCGAAGTCGATGGACACCGCTTCGATCGGAATCGCGTGACACAGCGGAATCAAATGCGAGGTCCACTTCGCGCCAGAAATTCCTGCCAACCGAGCCACGGCCAAGACATCGCCTTTCTTGGAATCTCCCCGCTTGATCGATTCCGCGGCTTCGGCCGACATGCGAATCATCGACGATGCAACCGCCTCGCGAACGGTGATGTCCTTGCCGGTCACGTCGACCATGTGGACTTCACCCGCAGCATTGAAATGGGTCGAGCGTGGTTCGGGTTTCATGACAGAGATGAAATAGCGATGGCGAGGAGATGAAGCGACCATTGAACTGCCGACGCGTCATCGATTCGGCGCGAGTCAGCTTGGGCGCCGTGCAACTTTAGCCGCCTCGCACATGAGCACAACCAAAGCCGGGTGCGTAATCGACGCCGTCTGCCTCAATCGCACCTCTCCGGCGGGCGAGATCGCCGCACAGACATCATCCTGCCGCCTCGCACGATGATTCCGTCACAAGCGACCGCCTCCGCATCCCAACGCGGGTGGGCGTGGGGAACCAAATCGTTACCTCCGGCATCCAATCAAAAAGATTTGGGAAAGTTTTTTTGGCAATGTTGTTTGATGTTGACAAGCAAAACACGTGATTCGAGCAGTCGATTCGCTGATAGTGATTGTTCGCGATGAATCACATTAAAGAGTTGACCCGGATTTACTCGACACTATGTCTCGGAAGGGAGTGTTTTAGCTTCGGCTGAAACGCTTCCGGACACCCAGGGGGGAATTCTGGGAAAGGTGCTTTGGTGTCTCACCGCCGCGGGAAAGGTTCGTCAAGATGACGAGCCACGATCGCAATGGTGATTCCTAGCACTGTCAACGGGCGATCTCAGCCGATCGTTCCGCACCAACAAAACCGTATTGCATGAACCGAAGCGTCAGGAGGACGTTTCGAGGAATGAAACGGGTGCGATGTTGCGGAACGCTGGGCCGAGTGTCACTTGAGGGCTTTCTATGTTCTTCCCGCCGATTGCACACCCATGCAGTCGTTTGAACAGACTCATTACATTTTCATCGCGAGAATCCCGAATCGGAAAGCGTTCAGCAGGACGCGAGCCGGCAGGCCCAGACCCAGCGTTTGACAACCTCAACCACCATCAATCAAAGCACGACCCACCGTGAATAGATTGGTTCCCAACGAGCATTTTTCGTTGAGAGCGTGCGGATGAGAACGGAGAGCGAAAGAAGGGCCACAGGGGCAATGGTTACCGACGCACCATTGTTCCAAGGGAAGAATCAACGAGGCGTTTTGGAGCACCTAGTATGAAGGTCTTCACAACTGGACAGGTCGCCAAGATCTGTAAAGTTGCCCCACGAACTGTTAGTAAATGGTTCGATTCGGGGCGTTTGAAAGGCTACCGCATTCCTGGATCGCAAGATCGACGGATCCCGCGGGAGTATTTGATCAAATTCTTGAAAGAGCATGGTATGCCCTTGGGCGACCTGGAAGACGAAGCGATGGCAAAGTGCCTGATCGTCGCCCAGGACCAAGTTCTCATCGAGAACCTGAAGCGTGAATTGCCACCCGAGAAATCGTTCAAAGTCGCTGTTGCAGCCAGCGGATTTGAAGCCGGCATTCAAGCCGAAAGCTTCAATCCAGACTGCATCATCGTGGACTTTTCGATCGGTAAAATCGAAGCGGTTCAAATTTGCCAAAACCTGCGAAAGAACATCGATTTCACCGATATCGTGTTGATTGCGTTGCTGCCAGATGATGGCCAACCAATGAGCTTCGATCGCAGCAGCATCAACGAAACGTTCAAAAAACCGTTCGACGCCCACTTGTTGGCAGAACGTTTGCGAACCCTCGTCGGAGCAAAGAAGGAGTTGGTCTAAGACCGACTCAGAAGGGCCTTTGTGCCACCCCGCCTCGACGCCCTTCATGCGAACCCGCTCGCATGAAGGGCGTTTTTTTCGTTGGCATGCATCTCGACTGACCAATATTTGCATCCCAAGACTGGGGTCGATAAAACCAGTGACGATCCTTCGCGTTCGTCCACTGTCAAAATCAAGGTCAGCCATGTGTCGTGGAAACACAAAGATCTGCACAAGTCACGTGTGGTTCATGTTCGCGTGCTTGACAAGCATTTGCTTAGCACCCACCCAAGCACAGGACCCCGCCGCTAAACCTCCGACGCTTGCCAGCGGTTCGACGGTTGCGGGCAAAGTCTTGTTGCCAGATAGCAATCCTTCCGCAGAAGCGATTGTCTTTCTATTGGAAAGCAACGGAGGTTCGTTCCGCTTGCCAACTAAACCGCTGACCACCCAAACAAAATCCGATGGGACGTTTCAATTCAACGATGTCCCAACGGGCCGGTATCGCGTCTGGGCAGAGACGGATCAGCTCACAACCTTGCAAGAAAAATTGCGAGGCGTCGTCGTCCAAGTGGAAACGGAACCACCGAGCGATGCCAGCGACATCGAATTGAAACTGCATCCTGGCTGCGGCTATGACGTGGCGGTGCATGACTCGGAAACCAAACAACCGATCCCGAACGCGAAAATTTCGTTTGGCTGGACGGACATCGTTCGCGAGTACACCACCGGCAAAGACGGCGTGGCGAAGCCGCGAAACCTTTCGGTATCCGATTGGTATTTCATCGCGAAAGCCGATGGTTATGCCACGCAGTTTCTGAAGACGTCCAAGCAAGAACTCGGCACCGTTCTGCCGATTCGGTTTGACCTAAATCCTGGTGGCAAATTGACCGGTGTCTTGCGGGACGGAGACGAGCAACCGGTTGCCGACGCAAAGGTTTCCATCGTTGCCGCATCTCGTGGAATGGACCCCAGTTATGGATCAACCGTCACCAATGAGGCCGGCGAATTTTCTTTCGAGGGCTTGCCCGTCGGAAAAACATTTCGCCTGTCCGCGACCAAGGACGCGTATCTGCGTGCAAGCCACGAGTGCGCGGTTGCTTCGGCGGAAGCATCAACACAAGCGGACTTCCAACTGCTGAAACGTCCTTATGGTAGCGACGTCCGCGTCACTGTCCTCGACGAAAATGATCAACCGATGAGGGCCGCGAAACTGACCAATCGCGGCAACAGCACAGCCGATGTTCGATCGGGCGAGACTGATGAGCAGGGCGTTTGCTTGCTGCAAGACTTGTTCAGCGGCTACGCGGGATGTCAGGTTTCGGTCAAGGCCGACGGCTACATCGCCGTGCAGAGGAGCATCGATCCGGGAAGCATTGATACGCCATCAGAAATCACAGTCAACCTTCAGCCCGGCAAGACGCTTCGCGGAAGGGTGATCCTTCCCAGTGGTGAGCCCGCCTCCAAGCTGAGGGTTTACTACGACGGCGGTGAAAACCCGTTCAACGGATTGGGCGGCCGAGTGGAGACCGACGCCGATGGCAAATACGAAATTCGCGGATTGGCATCTCAAACCACACTGACCGTTTCCACTCCCAAACAGTGTGCTCCGGTTCGTGGCCTTCTGGTTCAAGTCATCGACGAAGAGTTCGAACTTCAATTGCAAGCGGCAGGCATCTTGATCGCCCGCGCGGTGGATGCGGAAACCAAAGCCCCCATCGCAAGCTTCAATGTCAAACTCGGGTTCAGCGAAGACCGACGCGCAGGTGACCCTCGCTCTGGCGGCATTTCAACGCGACTGACACAGCAGGGCGAAAACATCCAAGGCACTCAAAAGGAGTTTCGCCTCGAAGGAAAGACTCCCGGCACGCCATACAAACTGATCGTTTCCGCAGACGGTTATGAGACCAACACTCTGGAACGAGTCGAGGTTCAATCCGCCAATACGGCCGAAGTGTTGGACGTTCCGCTGAAACGCACACGTGCGGAAGACCTTCAAACCGTTGCCGGCCAGTTGGTCGACGCCGACGGGAACCCGATTGTGGGTGCGTCGGTGCGACTGCTGGTCGGCGGTGCAATCCCGCAGCCGATCAATGGGCGGATGCAGGGTTGGCGATACTATCATTGGGGACTACTGCGCCGCGACAACATCGAGAACCGAGATCAATGCTTGCAGTTATTGAAAACGTCCAGTGATGCCGAAGGCCGGTTCGAATTCAAAGGCGTTCGAAAAGAAACACCTTGGCTAGAGCTTTTCTACTCAGGCCCCAATTTGATGCCGCAGCGGTATTCGAACATGCGAATATTTTCCGATTTAGAACTCACTGATCTGGTCATTCCTGCGGAGGCCCCCGCCAGCCTAACGATCGACCTCGACCTGGACGATTGGCCGACCGCAGACTCTGTCACGTTGGAAGCGGAGAACTACGTCAGCGGCCAAAACGCGGTCGATTTGGCTTTCGAGAGTGAATCAAAAAAGCTAGCGGATGGGACTCCAATTGTTTTCTCACATCTTCCCTCTGGCACGTATTCCGTGTTGGTTCAGGCCAAGCCAGTGCCGCTCGGAAACGGTGGCTATCGTGTTCAATCGATTTATCATCAAGCGATCACAATCGAACCGGGGCGTTCACACGACATCGAATTGAAGCGATGAACGCGAGCCAGCAAGGAACCACGGAAGCGGCGATCGAAAGCACACATTTGTCGTTGGCGAATCGTTTCGCTGCTGAACTGCTTCCATGAAGACGCCTCGTTTTGGGTTCTGGTTGAAGTGGCTACACTAACCCGTCGCGACGGACAACGATCCATTGCATCATTGATCCGCCCGCTGCTGCTTTTGTGAAATTGCGATTTCTCGCGAGCCGTGCCCGCCTTCCACCCACGATCTCATGGCCCATCTCACCTCTTCCATCGACGGCAATCCTTCGGGCACCTTCCAGTTGGACCGAGATGAAATGCAGGTGGGCAGACATCCCGATTGCGACATCGTGGTCGATGCGGGGGCGGTCAGTCGCTATCACGCGAAAATCACCAAGAAAGGCAATGAGTTCGAGGTCGACGACGCTGGCAGCCGAAACGGAACCTTCGTCAACGGCCAACTGCTTTCGCGACCGCACGTGTTGTCCGAAGGCGACCGAATCCGAATCAGCGAAGTCGTGCTGGTTTTCCACGGCGACGAAGCACCTGGTTTTGCCACCGGAAGCGGTAGCGGCGAGATGACCTTCGACGGATCCAACTTTGGGATCCTGATGGTCGATGAGACTCACGCGAAACAGATCACCGGCCCCAAAGTCGAATTCCGGTCCGGCGACGACGGGTTGAAAATGTCGGCGACGGCGGAAGCCAAACTGGCCGCCTTGATCGCGATCAACAGCAACCTGACCGGTGCCATTTCGGTCGACGATGTTTTGCCGAAGGTCCTGTCCAGCCTGTTTCAGATCTTCCCGTCGGCCGACCGCGGATTTGTGGTCATGGAAACGGCCGATGGATCACTGGTTCCTCGCTGGGTCCAACTTCGAAACAAAACCGACGACACCGAAACGATTCGCATCAGTCGAACGATCATCCGTCAAACGATGGAAACCGGCCACACGATTCTGTCGCTCGATGCCATGGACGACAGCCGATTCGACAGCAGTGAATCGATCGCGGATTTTTCGATTCGCTCGATGATGTGCGCACCGTTGCATGACGAAGACGGCAAAGCCATTGGTGCTCTGCAAATTGATTCAACCCAAGGCCGAGGCCAATTTCGCGACGAAGACATCGACTTGCTGACCGGTATCGCCGCGCAGTCCAGCGTGGTTTTGAACAACGCTCGCATGCACGAGCAAGCACTTCGTCAAATGGAAGTCGAACAAGACCTCAAACTTGCCACCGAAGTCCAGCAAGCTTTCCTGCCCGCTCACGCCCCCACCGTTCCGACTTATCACCTCGAAAGCTTCTACCAGGCCGCCAACCACATCGGCGGAGATTACTTCGATTACGTTGACTTGCCCGATGGTCGTTTGGCAGTCGTGGTGGCCGATGTGGTCGGGCACGGAGTTGCCGCCGCGATGTACATGGCCAAGCTTTCCGCCGAGACACGATTTTGCCTCGCCAGTGAACCCGACCTAGCACGAGCGGTGGAGCGACTGAACGATCGCATGAGTGCCTTGGAAGTCCAGCGCTTCGTGACCTATCTCTTGGTCGTGATCGATCCGAAGTCCAACGAGCTGAAGATCGTCAACGCGGGCCACATGCCTCCGATTGTTCGCGATGCCTCCACTGGAGAAATCAGTGAACCTGGAGACGAAGACTCGGGCCTGCCAATCGCAATCGATGAGGGCATGGAGTACGCGGTGACCACCGTCCCGATGCATGCGGGAGATCTGGCGGTGATGTACACCGATGGGTTCAGCGAAGCATTGAATTTGCAAGAAGACGAATGGGGAACCGATCCTCTTCGAAAAATCGTGCGTGAAGCGACCGAATCGGAAGACGAAGACGAACCTTTGGCAAAGACGGTCAAAGGCGAAATCGTTCGCCAAGCATTTGAACACATGGGCACCGCGGTGCAGTTCGACGACATGTGTCTGGTCATCATCCAGCGCACCGAAGATGCCGTGGGTGGCGCCCCTCGAACGCAACCAGCCGCTGCCCAGTCTGATGACGACGGCCCACAAGTCTCCAAGCAATCCGAAACGATCAACGAGCTGGACATCAACGACACCTTGCCAGCCGACTTGTCCGAAAACAATTGATCCCCTCTCAACCATCACGTATCTCAACATGACGAAGTCAATCTGCCGCTGGGGAATCCTGGGCGCCGCAAACATCGCTCGCAAGAACTGGAAAGCCATCCGAATGAGCGGAAACGGAGTCGTCGCAGCTGTCGCCAGCCGTGACGTCGGACGAGCCGAAGCATTCATCCACGATTGCTCTCTGGAATGCCCGCCAGTGATCACCAAATCCGATGGCTCCGCTGAGTTGACTCGCCCCGAAGCGATCGGCGACTACCAAACGATGTTGGATCGCGATGACATCGACGCCGTTTACATCGCCGTTCCGACGACGCATCGAAAGCAATGGGTGCTCGCCGCTGCCGCGGCGGGGAAACACGTGATCGCCGAAAAACCTTTCGCGGTCCACGCCGACGACGCCATTGAGATGGCAGATGCGTGCCGCGACGCCGGGGTGAATCTCATGGATGGCGTGATGTTTGATCACTCCAGCCGACTGCCCGAGCTCAAACACACGCTGACTGATCCGGTCGCGTTCGGCGATCTGAAACGAATCCAAACCCACTTTTCGTTTTGCGGCGATGACTCATTCGAAGAAGCCAACATCCGCGCCAACGCCGAACTCGAACCACACGGCGCACTTGGTGACCTCGGGTGGTATTGCATTCGATTCACCCTCTGGGCCGCAGGCGACCGATTGCCTGTTGCCGTCAGTGGTCAATCAACCGTGCGTCTCGACGAGGGTCGCGTGCCGGGTGAGTTCCAAGGTGAAATGCGATTCGACGACGGCCTGACCGCAGGATTCTTCTGCTCGTTCTTTTCCGTCAATCAACAAACCGCAACGCTGTCGGGCAACCGCGGCTACGCGACGCTGAACGACTTCGTGTTGCCATTCAACGGATCAGAAACTGCCTGGGAAACGCACCAACACGAACTGTTCATCGACAACTGTCGCTGGAACTTTGGCAAACACACTCGACAACACGGTGTCACCGAACACGCCAGCGGTGAAGCGGATTCGCAAGAAGTCCGAATGTTCCGACACTTCGCCGATGAAGTCCTGCACGGCCGGATCGAAGCTCGTTCATCTGACATCGCCGTCAAAACCCAACAAGTGCTTGACGCTCTTCGACGCAGTGACGCCGACGAAAGCCGCTGGATCAAGCTCTAGCATTCCCCAAACCAATGTCGCCAATCGGCTCCGCCCGATTGAGTTTCACCACGACAGCAGAACAGACTCAGCTCGGCTTCTCATAAAACTTGCTGATATCAAGTTCTTGCTTCTGTTCTTGCTCCATCAGTTTCAAACGTGACTCCAAACGTTCGATACGTCGGAGCAGTTGCGGGATTGTGTCGCGATCTTCCGTCACACGAACGGGACGAGGAACGGGCGGGTAACCAAGGTGCCGCTGCATCGCACCAAACAAGTACACCGGATCTTTCCGCCGGTTCGCCAAAGCGATGCGTCCTTCCTTTTCGCCAAACAGGAACGGCCCTTTCTGGCTGACGTCTTGATCAGCCTCCTTCAAGCGACGTCGATACTCGTCGCTGCCTAGAAACAGCAAGTCGGCCAAATCGACCAAGCCCACTTGGGCTCGCAAGCTCAACAACCACTGCGACCACGCCGTGTCATAGACCGGATCCTGGCTCATCGCCAACAATCCGGCGTCGTACCCCAACCGGTTTCGCGAAAGCGTTTCGAACTGGAAGAAGAAAAAACCACAACGACTGTGCTGAAGGATCGCTTCCGGAGTGGCCGGTCCACGCTGATGCGAATTGGCCTGAGCAGCGGGCGACACACCCGACTCAGCCGCTTCCAATTGCTCACTGAACTGAGACCTCAACTTCGCATCGGCCTGCAGAATCTGAAGTGCCAAATGAATGGTGAACCGACCGGCTTCCTCTTCCGATTCGTTGATCAGATAGGTTTGAAACGGCGAGAAATAGTGCGACAGTCGCTCCATCGCCGGGCCCATCAATCCAGTGTGCCGAAGTTCCGTGAGCATGAACTCGATCGCCA encodes the following:
- a CDS encoding 3-hydroxyacyl-ACP dehydratase FabZ family protein → MRWFWVDRFTEFVSGSHASGVKNVALDEEVVDDYCLGYTMLPPTLIIEGLAQLGGILVHEKFGFTKRVVLAKVGSAKYYAPARPGDSLQYHVKLERTQDSGATVTGTSHCDGELQAEVDLMFAFLEEGHLIDGPLFNPGDLLAMMRMMNFFHVAVTADGEPIPFHENL
- the moaC gene encoding cyclic pyranopterin monophosphate synthase MoaC, whose translation is MKPEPRSTHFNAAGEVHMVDVTGKDITVREAVASSMIRMSAEAAESIKRGDSKKGDVLAVARLAGISGAKWTSHLIPLCHAIPIEAVSIDFDWMETAESAEFQGSSAWTLRCIATARTTGKTGIEMEAMTAASTAALTVYDMLKSIDREMVIHQVRLESKSGGKSGVFLRESSE
- a CDS encoding beta-ketoacyl-[acyl-carrier-protein] synthase family protein produces the protein MSSRRRVVVTGIGMINPMGWDVATVWSGLQESGSGVAPTTLFNASGFPTRISAEIKNWDITKAVEDGEKHVQRGRHTQFAIAAATQAMKDSGVLSSMKDPTRLGVYLGSGEGNQDFNTFSRMMVAALEDGTYDPTKFIASGLSLLDPAKELEQEPNMPAAHLAARFNAQGPNFNCLTACAASSQAVGEATEIIRRGEADAMLAGGTHSMIHPFGVTGFNLLTALSESNDDPTKASRPFDAGRNGFVLGEGSAMVILEELESAKKRGATIYGEVAGYGTTADAYRITDIPPDGHGGIASMRMAIADAGLNPSDIGYVNAHGTSTKVNDRVETKACREVFGDNAEQTPVSSTKSMMGHLIAAAGVTEMIVCLMAIRDSVLPPTINQETPDPDCDLDYVPNEARPAKITHALNNSFGFGGQNVTLCLSRFDG
- a CDS encoding polyprenyl synthetase family protein, yielding MESLAAVDARLHRELQSRYEALVPVLRHGTQLGGKRLRPALLLLSGAAMHADRTAKNPLTTEESATTEDHVVMATVVEMVHTATLIHDDVLDKATTRRHVPTINARWNDDTSILLGDYLFAQSFYLAATLPSTLACRLVGQAAQKVCEGELRQVLGRDWLDIDEETYLDIIRGKTAELTRVSCQIGADLSGGDEGQVEAFARFGNDLGIAFQIADDFLDLWGDDDNVGKTLGTDLQQGKITLPLIRLLRHDDNAVAMAALDALRLPPEDRLGRVMPLLRKSDAAEYTRKVAESYRRSAIEAISGFAPSSALESLKTIADFAVDRRF
- a CDS encoding acyl carrier protein, translated to MALSEDEIFTKVQEALVDALGVDDDETTRDATLVGDLGAESIDFLDIVFKLEKAFDIQIPREELSPEDILTNSQYVQDGVVTADGMAELKKRMPWADLSKFQENPRVQDFGNLLTVGDLCNYVNSKVNQ
- a CDS encoding 3-hydroxyacyl-ACP dehydratase FabZ family protein, giving the protein MKYRQIDRITELTPGQRLVGERTLAANEEYLADHFPRFPVMPGVMMLEALHQAAVWLIRMSPEFDSALVLLREAKSVKFGDFLSPGETLTVEAEIFKRDGAVTTVKAKARKGDRTTVSARLVLESCSSGDPEHLGTDADVQRLSREQFFSLFSDSPAAMALRRPGENISPTMTPHSV
- a CDS encoding helix-turn-helix domain-containing protein, with product MKVFTTGQVAKICKVAPRTVSKWFDSGRLKGYRIPGSQDRRIPREYLIKFLKEHGMPLGDLEDEAMAKCLIVAQDQVLIENLKRELPPEKSFKVAVAASGFEAGIQAESFNPDCIIVDFSIGKIEAVQICQNLRKNIDFTDIVLIALLPDDGQPMSFDRSSINETFKKPFDAHLLAERLRTLVGAKKELV